One Maribacter sp. HTCC2170 genomic window, TTACCTTAAAACTGGTTACATCTGTTAAAACACAAGAAGCAAGTGAGGGTCATTAAGTTTGATGATATAAGTAAAATGGGGCAGAAGGCAACGTCTATGGTTATAGATGAAGTAACAAATAACCCCCAGCTATTGCTATGTGCGGCAACCGGAAGTTCACCACTGCCATTGTATCAACGATTAGGGGAAGAGTCGAAAAAAAATACAACATTATTTAAACAGATACGGATTTTACCTTTGGATGAATGGATTGGACTGCCATCTTCTGATGGTACCTGCGATTCATTTATACACGAACATCTTTTAACGCCTTTAAAAGTTTCGAAAGAGCGCTACTTTCCTTTTAATCCTTTGGCAGAAAATCTTGAGGCGGAATGTTTGCGAATACAGGCGATACTGAAAAAACAAGGCCCATTGGACTTATGTATATTGGGTCTAGGTAAAAATGGACACCTCGGTTTTAATGAACCCACTAAAGTATTGAAACCCCACTGCCATATTGCTGATTTAACGACTCAATCGCAACAACATACAATGATTCTGGGTTCAAGTAAAAAACCTACACAAGGAATCACATTGGGCATGCAAGATATCCTCTCCTCAAAACGTATATTGTTATTAGTCTCAGGAATTGGTAAAGAAGAGGCAAAAGAACAGTTATTGTCTGGGCGCATTAACTCACAATGGCCTGCATCATTTCTCTGGAAGCATGACAATGTAGATTGTTTGGTGGTTCGTTAAATGGACCTTTTGAGATAGAAGCGAGGAAGGGAAGTTAATGCCGTGCCCATTTCTAAAGGTTTTGGTATCAATTTAATCTATTTTTTATGACCAATATCATAAAAAACCGAATCATCTTTTTTTAATTTTAGCGAAATCAAAACTTAAATATGAAAACTTCAAACCAACCATTCATTGGAACTATCGGTCATTATGTATTTATTCTTGGATTTTTGTTTTTAGCAACGTCCTGTAATGATGGTCCTAAAAAAGATAAGACGAGTAAAACTGAAACTGAGGAAATAGCAACAGTTAACGATATCTATTGGAATGTCAAAGCCATTCATCCAGATGGAAAAAGTTTAGCTATTAAAGCCTTTGACAACGAAGGGAAATCCTTCGACATAAAGGCAATTCAAAACTCCGATCAAGATAGCTTCTTAGATGTAAAAGCTATTGTAGATGGTAAGCAATTACCCGTTAAGATGTTAGAG contains:
- a CDS encoding galactosamine-6-phosphate isomerase, whose protein sequence is MRVIKFDDISKMGQKATSMVIDEVTNNPQLLLCAATGSSPLPLYQRLGEESKKNTTLFKQIRILPLDEWIGLPSSDGTCDSFIHEHLLTPLKVSKERYFPFNPLAENLEAECLRIQAILKKQGPLDLCILGLGKNGHLGFNEPTKVLKPHCHIADLTTQSQQHTMILGSSKKPTQGITLGMQDILSSKRILLLVSGIGKEEAKEQLLSGRINSQWPASFLWKHDNVDCLVVR